In one Granulicella aggregans genomic region, the following are encoded:
- the era gene encoding GTPase Era, translated as MPFRSGFVSIIGRPNAGKSTLLNALLGQKLAIVTHKPQTTRTRIHGVLEVPLKKKGKGEPGHPAAQIVLVDTPGIHKPETHLDKRMMQEVYDALESRDCVLFIVDVTHRLPQPEKKEGQGTPKPFTANRMAESAAEDNFALSLIQRLSKETKVCPVLLLLNKIDAISPGEVMPLIAHWSALYDFAEVIPISARKKINLDLLLDKVVAQLPEGQRYFPKHQLTDQPERFLVAELIREKILLLTGEEVPYATAVVVEKFEEPVPELTETGKIKKRPAGAKLPVTKIAAAIFCERTGQKAILIGKQGSMLKEIGTAARKDIESLLGTRVFLELFVKVQDDWRSKQSFVEDLDWRRQLEQIAAKQAAEE; from the coding sequence ATGCCTTTTCGCTCCGGTTTCGTCTCCATCATCGGCCGCCCCAACGCCGGCAAGTCCACGCTGCTCAACGCGCTGCTCGGCCAGAAGCTCGCCATCGTCACGCACAAGCCGCAGACCACCCGCACCCGCATCCACGGCGTGCTCGAAGTTCCGCTCAAAAAGAAGGGTAAAGGCGAGCCCGGCCACCCCGCCGCCCAGATCGTTCTCGTCGATACCCCCGGCATTCACAAGCCCGAGACCCATCTCGACAAGCGCATGATGCAGGAGGTCTACGACGCCCTCGAATCCCGCGACTGCGTTCTCTTCATCGTCGACGTAACTCACCGCCTGCCCCAGCCTGAAAAGAAAGAAGGGCAGGGAACGCCGAAGCCCTTCACCGCGAACCGCATGGCTGAGTCCGCCGCCGAGGACAACTTCGCTCTCTCACTGATCCAGCGCCTGAGCAAAGAAACGAAGGTCTGCCCGGTCCTGCTACTCCTCAACAAGATCGACGCCATCTCCCCCGGCGAAGTGATGCCGCTCATCGCGCACTGGTCGGCTCTCTATGACTTCGCGGAGGTCATCCCCATCTCCGCCCGCAAGAAGATCAACCTCGATCTCCTCCTCGACAAGGTCGTCGCCCAGCTTCCCGAAGGCCAGCGCTACTTCCCCAAGCACCAGCTCACCGACCAGCCCGAGCGCTTCCTCGTCGCCGAGCTGATCCGGGAAAAAATATTGCTGCTGACAGGCGAAGAGGTACCCTACGCCACCGCCGTAGTCGTCGAAAAGTTCGAAGAGCCGGTTCCCGAACTGACCGAAACCGGCAAGATCAAGAAGCGCCCCGCCGGAGCGAAACTGCCAGTCACCAAGATCGCCGCCGCCATCTTCTGCGAGCGCACCGGGCAAAAAGCCATCCTGATCGGCAAGCAGGGAAGCATGTTGAAAGAGATCGGTACCGCCGCCCGCAAGGACATCGAATCCCTCCTCGGCACCCGCGTCTTCCTTGAACTCTTCGTCAAAGTCCAGGACGACTGGCGCAGCAAGCAGTCTTTCGTAGAAGACCTCGACTGGCGCCGCCAACTGGAACAGATCGCCGCAAAACAAGCCGCCGAAGAGTAG